The following coding sequences are from one Rathayibacter sp. VKM Ac-2760 window:
- a CDS encoding GDP-mannose 4,6-dehydratase: MPAALVTGASGQDGGYLVERLLADGWEVSALVRDEDASLPATVRPFQGDLLDAAGLGRIVAVARPDVVFHLAGISSVAQSWQEPVLTAEVTGTAVAALLEAALALQESAGREVRFVQASSSEIFGAATENPQSESTPIRPVSPYGAAKAFAHHLVGVYRGRGLHASSGILYNHESPRRPESFVTRKITAGVAAIAAGTATELSLGNLDARRDWGWAPDYVDALVRASRAETPGDYVVATGVAHSVREFVGAAFAAAGIDEWEDRIRIDPRFARPVDAPEMRGDASKARAELGWAPTVAFEEIVARMVEHDLELARAAG; this comes from the coding sequence GTGCCCGCGGCTCTCGTCACCGGGGCGAGCGGACAGGACGGCGGCTACCTCGTCGAGCGCCTGCTCGCCGACGGCTGGGAGGTCTCCGCGCTCGTGCGCGACGAGGACGCCTCCCTGCCCGCCACCGTCCGCCCCTTCCAGGGCGACCTCCTCGACGCCGCCGGCCTCGGCCGCATCGTCGCGGTGGCGCGCCCCGACGTGGTCTTCCACCTCGCCGGGATCTCCTCGGTGGCGCAGTCCTGGCAGGAGCCGGTGCTGACCGCCGAGGTCACCGGCACCGCCGTCGCCGCCCTGCTCGAGGCCGCCCTGGCGCTGCAGGAGTCGGCGGGCCGCGAGGTCCGCTTCGTGCAGGCCTCCTCCTCCGAGATCTTCGGAGCGGCCACCGAGAACCCGCAGTCGGAGTCGACGCCGATCCGCCCCGTCTCGCCCTACGGCGCGGCGAAGGCGTTCGCGCACCACCTCGTCGGCGTCTACCGCGGGCGCGGCCTGCACGCGTCCTCGGGCATCCTCTACAACCACGAGTCGCCCCGCCGCCCCGAGAGCTTCGTCACCCGCAAGATCACGGCCGGCGTCGCCGCGATCGCCGCCGGCACCGCGACCGAGCTCTCGCTCGGCAACCTCGACGCCCGTCGCGACTGGGGCTGGGCGCCGGACTACGTCGACGCGCTCGTCCGCGCCTCGCGCGCCGAGACGCCCGGCGACTACGTCGTCGCGACCGGCGTCGCGCACTCGGTCCGCGAGTTCGTCGGGGCGGCCTTCGCCGCCGCGGGCATCGACGAGTGGGAGGACCGGATCAGGATCGATCCGCGGTTCGCCCGTCCGGTCGACGCCCCGGAGATGCGCGGCGACGCGTCGAAGGCGCGCGCCGAGCTCGGCTGGGCGCCGACGGTGGCCTTCGAGGAGATCGTCGCCCGCATGGTCGAGCACGACCTCGAGCTCGCCCGCGCCGCGGGCTGA
- a CDS encoding glycosyltransferase family 1 protein, whose translation MRSKQYLVDRLSTLVRTLAPTVPPLESVDALTGQLSVLLPAPSDREVWLVLAVLRGTLPRREDVVDGRRRARLEGTAALLHHAASTIVSDRVFARFHHPTVEVVVGAVVVDVHHTARTGLATGIQRVVRQSISRWTRDHEILLAGWDSTHESLVLLTPEQSRNAVAGDVPDAAEDRSRVIVPWQGTYLLPELAVEDERTSRIAALAEFSGNRTGTIGFDCVPVTTAETASTGISAAFSRTLVAVSHMERIATISSAAATEYSGWRHMLGSVGVEGPDIRPILLPSQPESVTEQELATAARSLVTEGLPLVVCVGSHEPRKNHLAVLHAAELLWRRGLEFSLVFIGGNAWSSAEFEYRLEVLEGFGRPVRSLSSITDALLWSAYRLAHCTIFPSINEGYGLPIVESLSVGTPVITSGFGSMLEVASEGGALFVDPHDDQDIADALERLLTDAPLHAQLTAEALAIDGGTWDRYAERVWAYLVDGAEATEGSASIERSAARPSVDAG comes from the coding sequence GTGCGCAGTAAGCAGTACCTCGTCGACCGACTGTCGACCCTCGTCCGCACGCTCGCCCCGACCGTCCCGCCGCTCGAGAGCGTCGACGCGCTCACCGGGCAGCTGAGCGTGCTCCTCCCCGCGCCGAGCGACCGCGAGGTCTGGCTGGTGCTCGCCGTGCTCCGCGGCACCCTCCCGCGTCGCGAGGACGTCGTCGACGGCCGCCGCCGCGCACGGCTCGAGGGAACGGCGGCGCTGCTGCACCACGCCGCGTCGACGATCGTCTCGGACCGCGTCTTCGCCCGGTTCCACCACCCCACGGTCGAGGTGGTGGTCGGCGCCGTCGTGGTCGACGTGCACCACACCGCGCGGACCGGTCTCGCGACCGGGATCCAGCGCGTCGTCCGGCAGAGCATCTCCCGCTGGACCCGCGACCACGAGATCCTGCTCGCGGGCTGGGACAGCACGCACGAGTCGCTCGTCCTGCTCACCCCGGAGCAGAGCCGCAACGCGGTCGCCGGCGACGTGCCGGACGCCGCGGAGGACCGCTCCCGCGTCATCGTCCCCTGGCAGGGCACCTACCTCCTGCCCGAGCTCGCGGTCGAGGACGAGCGGACCAGTCGCATCGCCGCCCTCGCCGAGTTCAGCGGCAACCGCACGGGCACGATCGGATTCGACTGCGTCCCGGTGACCACGGCGGAGACCGCGAGCACCGGCATCAGCGCGGCGTTCTCGCGCACGCTCGTCGCCGTCTCGCACATGGAGCGCATCGCGACGATCTCCTCGGCCGCCGCGACCGAGTACTCCGGCTGGCGGCACATGCTCGGCAGCGTCGGCGTCGAGGGACCGGACATCCGGCCGATCCTCCTGCCGTCGCAGCCCGAGTCGGTGACGGAGCAGGAGCTCGCCACCGCGGCGCGCTCGCTCGTCACCGAGGGGCTGCCGCTCGTGGTCTGCGTCGGCAGCCACGAGCCGCGGAAGAACCACCTGGCCGTGCTGCACGCCGCCGAGCTCCTCTGGCGGCGGGGGCTGGAGTTCAGCCTCGTCTTCATCGGCGGCAACGCCTGGAGCAGCGCCGAGTTCGAGTACCGGCTCGAGGTCCTCGAGGGCTTCGGCCGCCCGGTGCGCTCGCTGTCCTCCATCACGGACGCGCTGCTCTGGAGCGCGTACCGGCTGGCGCACTGCACGATCTTCCCGTCGATCAACGAGGGCTACGGCCTGCCGATCGTCGAGTCGCTCTCGGTGGGCACCCCGGTGATCACCTCGGGCTTCGGCAGCATGCTCGAGGTCGCCTCGGAGGGCGGCGCCCTCTTCGTCGATCCGCACGACGATCAGGACATCGCCGATGCGCTCGAGCGGCTCCTCACCGACGCGCCGCTGCACGCGCAGCTGACCGCCGAGGCCCTGGCCATCGACGGCGGCACCTGGGACCGGTACGCGGAGCGCGTCTGGGCCTACCTCGTCGACGGTGCGGAGGCGACCGAGGGATCCGCCTCGATCGAGCGCAGCGCCGCCCGGCCGTCCGTCGACGCGGGCTGA
- a CDS encoding glycosyltransferase, with protein MSEGTAAARAERTEAMLQRLEQIGALLFDDDTRVVLVARGPGPYLDAVAREIRQRGDDELTWVALVAFTAAYPTSELFQWFRRALALAPEEAALRIFLEAGSRTATGFADLGAKVEVVTGAVLVDVDFPARHGHNTGVQRVVRQTVSRWSAAHEIIPVAWVHGSLSFRRLSSIETERVVDWAAADRRAWRHGDPERTEFVVPYRSVVVVPSVPEYNQCGPLSALAEHSGNELVVLGHDAIPVVSADTVPPEETVRYVNFLSVVKHAVRVATVSSAAALEYEGFVRALPAQGLVGPSVVPVPLPVELPDGVRIVDETTSSLPLVLCVGSQEPRKNHLAVLHAAEVLWRAGLRFRLRFIGGANPWAHQVFDPRVRELVAAGRPVEVLRGVGDDVLVASYREARFLAFPSLHEGYGLPVAEALAIGLPVLTSRFGSTAQIAEHGGCVLIDPASDEELIDAMRAMLTDAELLERLRREAADRPSRTWDDYAEELWEALIGPSELLHSDLAHSELTHSGLIHAEEAPRAQ; from the coding sequence ATGAGCGAGGGCACGGCCGCCGCTCGCGCGGAGCGGACCGAGGCGATGCTGCAGCGCCTCGAGCAGATCGGCGCCCTCCTCTTCGACGACGACACGCGCGTCGTCCTGGTCGCCCGCGGTCCCGGCCCGTACCTCGACGCGGTCGCGCGGGAGATCCGGCAGCGCGGCGACGACGAACTGACCTGGGTCGCACTGGTGGCCTTCACCGCCGCCTACCCGACCAGCGAGCTGTTCCAGTGGTTCCGCCGCGCCCTCGCGCTGGCGCCCGAGGAGGCGGCCCTGCGCATCTTCCTCGAGGCCGGCTCGCGGACCGCGACCGGGTTCGCCGATCTGGGAGCGAAGGTGGAGGTCGTCACCGGCGCCGTCCTCGTCGACGTGGACTTCCCCGCCCGGCACGGGCACAACACGGGCGTCCAGCGCGTCGTCCGGCAGACCGTCTCGCGCTGGAGCGCCGCGCACGAGATCATCCCGGTCGCCTGGGTGCACGGCTCCCTCTCCTTCCGCCGCCTCAGCTCGATCGAGACCGAGCGCGTGGTCGACTGGGCCGCGGCCGACCGCCGCGCCTGGCGCCACGGCGACCCGGAGCGCACCGAGTTCGTGGTCCCGTACCGCAGCGTCGTCGTCGTCCCGTCGGTGCCGGAGTACAACCAGTGCGGGCCGCTGTCCGCCCTCGCGGAGCACTCCGGCAACGAGCTGGTCGTCCTCGGTCACGACGCCATCCCGGTCGTCAGCGCCGACACGGTGCCGCCGGAGGAGACCGTGCGCTACGTCAACTTCCTCTCCGTGGTCAAGCACGCGGTGCGCGTCGCGACGGTCAGCTCCGCCGCCGCGCTGGAGTACGAGGGCTTCGTCCGCGCGCTCCCGGCCCAGGGGCTCGTCGGTCCCTCGGTGGTGCCGGTCCCGCTGCCCGTCGAGCTGCCGGACGGGGTGCGCATCGTCGACGAGACCACCTCGTCGCTGCCGCTCGTGCTCTGCGTGGGCAGCCAGGAGCCGCGGAAGAACCACCTCGCCGTGCTGCACGCCGCCGAGGTGCTCTGGCGCGCAGGACTGCGCTTCCGCCTGCGCTTCATCGGCGGGGCGAATCCGTGGGCGCACCAGGTCTTCGACCCGCGCGTGCGCGAGCTGGTCGCGGCCGGCCGGCCGGTCGAGGTGCTCCGCGGAGTGGGCGACGACGTGCTCGTCGCCAGCTACCGCGAGGCGCGGTTCCTCGCCTTCCCCTCGCTGCACGAGGGCTACGGGCTGCCTGTCGCCGAGGCGCTCGCGATCGGCCTTCCCGTCCTCACCTCGCGGTTCGGCAGCACCGCGCAGATCGCCGAGCACGGCGGCTGCGTGCTGATCGACCCGGCGTCCGACGAGGAGCTCATCGACGCGATGCGGGCGATGCTCACCGACGCCGAGCTGCTCGAGCGGCTGCGCCGCGAGGCCGCCGACCGGCCGTCGCGGACCTGGGACGACTACGCCGAGGAGCTGTGGGAGGCCCTGATCGGCCCGTCGGAGCTCCTCCACTCGGATCTCGCCCACTCGGAGCTCACCCACTCGGGGCTCATTCACGCGGAGGAGGCGCCCCGTGCGCAGTAA